A single window of Streptomyces sudanensis DNA harbors:
- a CDS encoding class II aldolase/adducin family protein has protein sequence MAKDDTAGTAGTADGAAVGEAWEALVATARRTVDDGLVVGTSGNVSVRVGDLVLVTPSGVPYSRLTGDDVVAVDLDGRRVRGTLPPTSELPVHLAVYRSTDAGAVVHTHAVHATAVSTLVDELPPIHYMTAALGGPVRVAPYALYGTRELAERMLAALAGRTACLLRNHGTVAYGATLDQAYDRTAQLEWMCRVWLAADSHPTRTPALLTADELAEAAGKLRGYGLPG, from the coding sequence ATGGCGAAGGACGACACGGCGGGCACGGCGGGCACGGCGGACGGGGCGGCGGTCGGTGAGGCGTGGGAGGCGCTGGTCGCCACGGCGCGCAGGACGGTGGACGACGGGCTGGTCGTCGGCACCTCCGGGAACGTCTCCGTGCGGGTCGGGGACCTGGTGCTCGTCACCCCGAGCGGGGTGCCGTACTCCCGGCTGACCGGGGACGACGTCGTCGCCGTCGACCTGGACGGGCGGCGGGTCCGCGGCACGCTGCCGCCGACCAGCGAGCTGCCGGTGCACCTCGCCGTGTACCGGTCCACCGACGCCGGGGCGGTCGTCCACACCCACGCCGTGCACGCCACCGCCGTGTCGACCCTCGTCGACGAGCTGCCGCCGATCCACTACATGACCGCCGCCCTCGGCGGGCCCGTCCGCGTCGCCCCGTACGCCCTGTACGGCACGCGGGAGCTCGCCGAGCGCATGCTCGCCGCCCTGGCCGGGCGCACCGCCTGCCTCCTGCGCAACCACGGCACGGTCGCGTACGGCGCGACGCTCGACCAGGCGTACGACCGCACCGCCCAGCTGGAGTGGATGTGCCGGGTCTGGCTCGCCGCCGACAGCCATCCCACCCGCACCCCGGCGCTCCTCACCGCCGACGAGCTGGCCGAGGCAGCCGGGAAGCTCCGCGGCTACGGCCTCCCCGGCTGA
- a CDS encoding ABC-F family ATP-binding cassette domain-containing protein has translation MITATGLELRAGARVLIESASFRIAKGDRIGLVGRNGAGKTTLTKCLAGEGVPAAGTITRSGQVGYLPQDPRTGDLDVLARDRILSARGLDTLIGKMRLNEERIATGKGATREKALRQYERQETEFLTKGGYAAEAEASTIAAALGLPDRVLGQPLHTLSGGQRRRIELARILFSDADTLLLDEPTNHLDADSITWLRDYLKTYRGGFVVISHDVDLVETVVNKVFYLDANRSVIDIYNMGWKLYQRQREDDEKRRRRERQNAEKKAAALNAQADKMRAKATKTVAAQNMARRAEKLLSGLEETRQSDKVAKLRFPEPAPCGKTPLTAEGLSKSYGSLEIFTDVSLAIDKGSRVVILGLNGAGKTTLLRLLAGVEKPDTGQVTPGHGLKLGYYAQEHETLDPERTVLENMRSAAPDLDLVEVRKVLGSFLFSGDDVDKPAGVLSGGEKTRLALATLVVSSANVLLLDEPTNNLDPASREEILGALRTYKGAVVLVTHDEGAVDALQPERIILLPDGVEDLWGADYADLVSLA, from the coding sequence GTGATCACCGCCACCGGCCTCGAGCTGCGCGCCGGCGCACGCGTCCTCATCGAGTCCGCTTCCTTCCGCATCGCCAAGGGCGACCGCATCGGCCTCGTCGGCCGCAACGGCGCGGGCAAGACCACCCTCACCAAGTGCCTCGCGGGCGAGGGCGTCCCCGCCGCCGGCACCATCACCCGCTCCGGCCAGGTCGGCTACCTCCCGCAGGACCCGCGCACCGGCGACCTCGACGTCCTCGCCCGCGACCGGATCCTCTCCGCCCGCGGCCTGGACACGCTGATCGGGAAGATGCGGCTGAACGAGGAGCGCATCGCCACCGGCAAGGGCGCCACCCGCGAGAAGGCCCTGAGGCAGTACGAGCGCCAGGAGACCGAGTTCCTCACCAAGGGCGGGTACGCGGCCGAGGCCGAGGCGTCCACCATCGCCGCCGCCCTCGGCCTGCCCGACCGGGTGCTCGGGCAGCCGCTGCACACCCTCTCCGGCGGTCAGCGCCGCCGCATCGAGCTGGCGCGGATCCTCTTCTCGGACGCCGACACCCTGCTCCTGGACGAGCCGACCAACCACCTCGACGCCGACTCGATCACCTGGCTGCGCGACTACCTCAAGACCTACCGCGGCGGCTTCGTCGTGATCTCCCACGACGTCGACCTCGTGGAGACCGTCGTCAACAAGGTCTTCTACCTGGACGCCAACCGGTCCGTGATCGACATCTACAACATGGGCTGGAAGCTCTACCAGCGCCAGCGCGAGGACGACGAGAAGCGCCGCCGCCGCGAGCGGCAGAACGCCGAGAAGAAGGCCGCCGCCCTCAACGCCCAGGCCGACAAGATGCGCGCCAAGGCCACCAAGACGGTCGCCGCGCAGAACATGGCCCGCCGCGCCGAGAAGCTCCTGTCCGGCCTGGAGGAGACGCGCCAGTCCGACAAGGTCGCCAAGCTGCGCTTCCCCGAGCCCGCGCCCTGCGGGAAGACCCCGCTCACGGCGGAGGGGCTGTCCAAGTCGTACGGCTCGCTGGAGATCTTCACCGACGTCAGCCTCGCCATCGACAAGGGCTCCCGCGTCGTCATCCTCGGCCTCAACGGCGCCGGCAAGACGACCCTGCTGCGCCTGCTCGCCGGCGTCGAGAAGCCCGACACCGGCCAGGTCACCCCGGGCCACGGCCTGAAGCTCGGCTACTACGCGCAGGAGCACGAGACGCTCGACCCGGAGCGCACGGTCCTGGAGAACATGCGCTCGGCCGCGCCCGACCTGGACCTGGTCGAGGTCCGCAAGGTCCTCGGCTCCTTCCTGTTCTCCGGCGACGACGTCGACAAGCCGGCCGGGGTCCTCTCCGGCGGCGAGAAGACCCGCCTCGCCCTGGCCACCCTCGTCGTCTCCTCGGCGAACGTCCTCCTCCTCGACGAGCCGACGAACAACCTCGACCCGGCGAGCCGGGAGGAGATCCTCGGCGCGCTGCGCACCTACAAGGGCGCGGTCGTCCTGGTCACGCACGACGAGGGCGCCGTCGACGCCCTCCAGCCGGAGCGGATCATCCTCCTCCCGGACGGGGTCGAGGACCTGTGGGGGGCGGACTACGCGGATCTGGTCTCCCTCGCCTGA
- a CDS encoding cobalamin biosynthesis protein, producing MRDDRVFAYGAAAGFLADLVFADPRRGHPVAAFGRAAGAVERVLWRDHRGWGALHTAVCAGGTAAAAALAARAVRGRGAASVALTAATVWAVVGGTSLGREARAVGAALAAGDVEAARERLPHLCGRDPQALDGPGIARAVVESVAENTSDAVVGALVWGALGGVPGLAAFRAVNTLDAMVGHRSPRHRRFGWASARLDDLAGAPGARLTAALAVVAGGDPRGALRAWRADAHRHPSPNAGPVEAAFAGALGVRLGGTLSYGGRVEHRPVLNGPGRDVEVADVERAVRLSRRVGGLALAVCAGGRLLYGTWKRRGA from the coding sequence ATGCGGGACGACCGAGTCTTCGCGTACGGCGCCGCCGCCGGTTTCCTGGCCGACCTGGTCTTCGCGGACCCCCGCCGCGGCCACCCCGTCGCCGCCTTCGGGCGCGCCGCGGGCGCCGTGGAGCGCGTGCTGTGGCGCGACCACCGCGGCTGGGGCGCGCTGCACACCGCCGTGTGCGCCGGGGGCACCGCCGCGGCCGCCGCCCTGGCCGCCCGCGCCGTGCGGGGCCGGGGCGCCGCGTCCGTCGCCCTGACCGCCGCGACCGTGTGGGCCGTCGTGGGCGGCACCTCTCTGGGCCGGGAGGCGCGGGCCGTCGGCGCCGCGCTGGCCGCCGGGGACGTGGAGGCCGCCCGGGAGCGGCTGCCGCACCTGTGCGGGCGCGACCCGCAGGCACTGGACGGGCCGGGCATCGCGCGGGCCGTGGTGGAGTCCGTCGCCGAGAACACCTCCGACGCCGTGGTCGGCGCCCTGGTGTGGGGCGCGCTCGGCGGCGTCCCGGGGCTGGCGGCCTTCCGGGCGGTCAACACCCTGGACGCCATGGTCGGCCACCGGTCGCCGCGCCACCGCCGCTTCGGCTGGGCGTCGGCGCGCCTCGACGACCTGGCCGGGGCGCCCGGGGCGCGGCTGACGGCCGCGCTCGCCGTCGTCGCGGGCGGCGACCCGCGCGGGGCCCTGCGGGCCTGGCGGGCGGACGCGCACCGGCACCCCTCGCCCAACGCCGGCCCCGTGGAGGCCGCCTTCGCGGGCGCCCTCGGCGTACGGCTCGGGGGCACCCTCTCGTACGGGGGGCGGGTCGAGCACCGGCCGGTCCTGAACGGGCCGGGGCGGGACGTCGAGGTGGCGGACGTCGAACGGGCGGTGCGGCTGTCGCGGCGCGTCGGCGGGCTGGCGCTCGCCGTGTGCGCGGGCGGGCGGCTGCTGTACGGAACGTGGAAGCGGAGGGGCGCGTGA
- a CDS encoding cobyric acid synthase, with protein sequence MSGGLLVAGTTSDAGKSVVTAGICRWLVRRGVKVAPFKGQNMSLNSFVTREGAEIGRAQAMQAQAARVEPSALMNPVLLKPGGDRSSQVVLMGRPVGELSARGYHGGRQQELLGTVVECLEELRATHDAVICEGAGSPAEINLRRNDIVNMGVARAAGFPVVVVGDIDRGGVFAQFFGTTALLAPEDQALVAGYLVNKFRGDVTLLEPGLDMLYDLTGRRTFGVLPYARGLGIDEEDGMAVSLRGAVRESAVAPPVGEDVLRVAVCAVPLMSNFTDVDALAAEPGVVVRFVDRPEELADADLVVVPGTRGTVRALAWLRERGLAAELARRAAEGRPVLGICGGFQALGEHIEDDVESRAGAVEALGLLPVRVRFAPEKTLARPVGEALGERVEGYEIHHGVADVRGGEPFLDGCRVGAVWGTHWHGSLECDAFRRAFLREVAAAAGRRFVPAPGTSFGALREEQLDRLGDLIEEHADTDALLKLIESGPPGGLPFVPPGAP encoded by the coding sequence GTGAGCGGGGGGCTGCTGGTCGCGGGGACGACGTCCGACGCGGGCAAGAGCGTGGTGACGGCCGGGATCTGCCGCTGGCTGGTCCGGCGGGGCGTGAAGGTCGCGCCGTTCAAGGGGCAGAACATGTCCCTCAACTCGTTCGTGACGCGCGAGGGCGCGGAGATCGGGCGGGCGCAGGCGATGCAGGCGCAGGCCGCCCGCGTCGAGCCGAGCGCGCTGATGAACCCGGTGCTGCTGAAGCCGGGCGGCGACCGCTCCAGCCAGGTGGTGCTGATGGGCCGGCCGGTCGGCGAGCTGAGCGCCCGCGGCTACCACGGCGGGCGGCAGCAGGAGCTGCTGGGCACGGTCGTGGAGTGCCTGGAGGAGCTGCGGGCCACCCACGACGCGGTGATCTGCGAGGGCGCGGGCAGCCCCGCCGAGATCAACCTGCGGCGCAACGACATCGTCAACATGGGCGTCGCGCGGGCGGCGGGCTTCCCCGTCGTCGTGGTCGGCGACATCGACCGGGGCGGGGTGTTCGCCCAGTTCTTCGGGACGACGGCGCTGCTGGCGCCCGAGGACCAGGCGCTGGTCGCCGGGTACCTGGTGAACAAGTTCCGCGGCGACGTGACGCTGCTGGAGCCGGGCCTGGACATGCTGTACGACCTGACGGGGCGCCGGACGTTCGGGGTGCTGCCGTACGCGCGCGGACTCGGCATCGACGAGGAGGACGGGATGGCCGTGTCGCTGCGCGGCGCCGTCCGCGAGTCGGCGGTCGCGCCGCCGGTAGGCGAGGACGTACTGCGGGTCGCGGTGTGCGCCGTGCCGCTGATGTCGAACTTCACGGACGTGGACGCGCTGGCCGCCGAGCCGGGCGTCGTCGTCCGGTTCGTCGACCGGCCCGAGGAGCTGGCCGACGCGGACCTGGTGGTCGTGCCGGGCACGCGCGGCACGGTGCGGGCACTGGCGTGGCTGCGGGAGCGCGGCCTCGCCGCCGAGCTGGCGCGGCGGGCCGCGGAGGGCCGCCCCGTGCTGGGGATCTGCGGCGGATTCCAGGCGCTGGGCGAGCACATCGAGGACGACGTGGAGTCGCGCGCCGGGGCCGTGGAGGCCCTCGGGCTGCTGCCGGTGCGGGTGCGGTTCGCGCCGGAGAAGACCCTCGCCCGGCCGGTCGGCGAGGCGCTGGGCGAGCGGGTGGAGGGGTACGAGATCCACCACGGCGTCGCGGACGTGCGGGGCGGCGAGCCGTTCCTGGACGGCTGCCGCGTCGGCGCCGTGTGGGGGACGCACTGGCACGGGTCGCTGGAGTGCGACGCCTTCCGGCGGGCGTTCCTGCGGGAGGTCGCGGCGGCAGCCGGGCGGCGGTTCGTCCCGGCGCCCGGCACGTCGTTCGGCGCGCTGCGCGAGGAGCAGCTCGACCGGCTCGGCGACCTGATCGAGGAGCACGCGGACACGGACGCGCTGCTCAAGCTGATCGAGTCCGGCCCGCCCGGCGGGCTGCCGTTCGTACCGCCGGGGGCGCCGTGA
- a CDS encoding VOC family protein, whose amino-acid sequence MVGMAAVSSVCPTILYRDTEAAIRMLTEAFGFRREGVYEDEDGRVVHAELSYGDGVVMLGPKDGAGAYARMMADAGPVGVYVVVEDADAHHARAVEHGVEVLMPPTDQPHGSRDYRARDAEGNVWSFGTYAPGAPG is encoded by the coding sequence ATGGTCGGCATGGCCGCGGTATCGAGCGTCTGCCCGACGATCCTGTACCGGGACACGGAGGCCGCGATCCGGATGCTGACGGAGGCGTTCGGCTTCCGCCGGGAGGGCGTGTACGAGGACGAGGACGGCCGCGTCGTCCACGCGGAGCTGTCCTACGGCGACGGCGTGGTGATGCTGGGCCCGAAGGACGGCGCCGGGGCGTACGCCAGGATGATGGCCGACGCCGGGCCGGTCGGGGTGTACGTGGTGGTGGAGGACGCGGACGCGCACCACGCGCGGGCGGTGGAGCACGGGGTGGAGGTGCTGATGCCGCCGACCGACCAGCCCCACGGGTCGCGGGACTACCGGGCGAGGGATGCCGAGGGCAACGTCTGGAGCTTCGGGACGTACGCCCCCGGCGCGCCGGGCTGA
- a CDS encoding enoyl-CoA hydratase/isomerase family protein, producing the protein MTSLDPDLVVLDKDAVRLAVEDAVATVTLADPAKRNAQSPAMWRALAEAGRALPGSVRVVVLRAEGRSFSAGLDRQAFTPEGFDGEPSFLDLARGSDKELDAAIAGYQEAFTWWRRNDIVSVAAVQGHAIGAGFQLALACDLRVVTQDVQFAMRETGLGLVPDLAGTQPLVAAVGYARALEICATGRFVHADEAERIGLANLVVPADELDATVRDLAAALLAAPRDAVVETKALLRGAAGRTYDEQRAAERAAQARRLRDLAGLSD; encoded by the coding sequence ATGACCTCGCTCGACCCTGACCTCGTCGTGCTCGACAAGGACGCTGTGCGCCTCGCCGTCGAGGACGCCGTCGCCACGGTGACCCTCGCCGATCCGGCGAAGCGCAACGCCCAGTCGCCCGCCATGTGGCGAGCCCTCGCGGAGGCCGGGCGGGCGCTGCCCGGAAGCGTGCGGGTCGTGGTGCTCCGCGCGGAGGGCAGGTCGTTCTCCGCGGGCCTCGACCGGCAGGCGTTCACGCCGGAGGGGTTCGACGGAGAGCCGTCGTTCCTCGACCTGGCGCGCGGCTCCGACAAGGAGCTGGACGCTGCCATCGCCGGGTACCAGGAGGCGTTCACCTGGTGGCGCCGCAACGACATCGTGTCGGTCGCGGCGGTCCAGGGGCACGCGATCGGTGCCGGCTTCCAGCTCGCCCTCGCCTGCGACCTGCGGGTCGTCACGCAGGACGTGCAGTTCGCGATGCGCGAGACCGGGCTCGGCCTCGTGCCCGACCTGGCGGGGACGCAGCCGCTGGTCGCCGCGGTCGGCTACGCCCGCGCGCTGGAGATCTGCGCCACGGGCCGGTTCGTCCACGCCGACGAGGCCGAGCGCATCGGCCTGGCCAACCTCGTGGTGCCCGCGGACGAGCTGGACGCGACCGTACGGGACCTGGCGGCGGCCCTGCTCGCCGCACCGCGCGACGCCGTCGTCGAGACCAAGGCCCTGCTGCGCGGAGCGGCCGGACGGACCTACGACGAGCAGCGCGCCGCCGAACGCGCCGCCCAGGCCCGCCGCCTCCGCGACCTCGCCGGCCTCTCCGACTGA
- a CDS encoding SDR family oxidoreductase, with the protein MDLGLKDRVYVVTGASRGLGYAAAKALVAEGAKVVLAARGPQAVEEAAAGLGPRAVGVAADNADPAAADRLIAAARSHFGGFDGVLVSVGGPPPGWASDNTDEQWRAAFDSVFLGAVRMARAAAAALDEGGVVGFVLSGSVHEPIPGLTISNGLRPGLAGFAKSLADELGPRGIRVVGLLPSRIDTDRVRELDALSGDAAAARAANEARIPLRRYGTPEEFGAVAAFLLSPAASYLTGVMLPVDGGARHGF; encoded by the coding sequence ATGGATCTGGGACTGAAGGACCGTGTGTACGTCGTGACGGGTGCCTCCCGCGGCCTCGGGTACGCGGCGGCGAAGGCGCTGGTGGCGGAGGGCGCGAAGGTCGTCCTGGCGGCGCGCGGCCCGCAGGCCGTCGAGGAGGCCGCCGCCGGGCTGGGCCCCCGCGCGGTCGGGGTCGCCGCGGACAACGCCGACCCGGCCGCCGCGGACCGGCTGATCGCCGCCGCGCGCTCGCACTTCGGCGGGTTCGACGGCGTGCTCGTCAGCGTCGGGGGGCCGCCGCCCGGCTGGGCCTCCGACAACACCGACGAGCAGTGGCGGGCGGCGTTCGACTCGGTGTTCCTGGGCGCCGTGCGCATGGCCCGCGCCGCGGCGGCCGCGCTGGACGAGGGCGGGGTCGTCGGCTTCGTGCTGTCGGGGTCGGTGCACGAGCCGATCCCCGGCCTGACCATCTCCAACGGCCTGCGCCCCGGCCTGGCGGGGTTCGCCAAGTCCCTCGCGGACGAGCTGGGCCCTCGCGGCATCCGCGTCGTGGGCCTGCTGCCGTCGCGGATCGACACGGACCGGGTGCGGGAGCTGGACGCCCTGTCGGGGGACGCGGCGGCCGCCCGCGCGGCCAACGAGGCCCGGATCCCGCTGCGCCGCTACGGCACGCCGGAGGAGTTCGGCGCGGTGGCGGCGTTCCTGCTCTCCCCCGCCGCCTCGTACCTCACCGGGGTGATGCTCCCGGTCGACGGGGGCGCCCGCCACGGCTTCTGA
- a CDS encoding alpha/beta fold hydrolase has protein sequence MRSATAAAVAATVIGAGTAAVAAGRYASGTALRPRPGRPLPGEPRLTVHAAGPDRITLTRDLSSLRPGVYGVEGPGVHAVVGPVLDDAPHAPDTVVRRLERVDYGTLATGTRVRLTPQVHSGTPATALGVPYREVEVAGELGPLPAWYVPGSRTTWVITAHGLGATREHPLNVLGLLHGRFRLPVLDLAYRGDPGAPRSADGLGHLGDSEWRDLDAAVHHAVRNGATGVVLHGWSTGAAMALRTARRSRLRDMITGLVLDSPVLDWEAALRALAVARRVPAVLLPLAVRAAQGRTGLRRGEPARTVATEAPDVPALVFHGPGDTVAPWAASRALAERRPDLVTLRAVHDAPHAAMWNADPERYEEAMRRFLIPLL, from the coding sequence ATGCGTTCCGCGACAGCCGCGGCGGTGGCCGCCACAGTGATCGGTGCAGGGACGGCCGCCGTGGCGGCCGGACGGTACGCCAGCGGTACGGCGCTCAGGCCGCGGCCCGGACGGCCCCTGCCCGGCGAGCCCCGGCTCACCGTGCACGCCGCCGGCCCCGACCGGATCACCCTCACCCGCGACCTGTCCTCCCTCCGCCCCGGTGTCTACGGAGTGGAGGGCCCCGGCGTCCACGCGGTCGTCGGCCCCGTCCTCGACGACGCGCCCCACGCCCCCGACACCGTCGTGCGCCGCCTCGAACGGGTCGACTACGGCACCCTCGCCACCGGCACCCGCGTCCGCCTCACCCCGCAGGTCCACTCCGGCACCCCCGCCACCGCGCTCGGCGTCCCGTACCGGGAGGTCGAGGTGGCCGGCGAGCTGGGCCCCCTGCCCGCCTGGTACGTCCCGGGGTCCCGCACCACATGGGTGATCACCGCGCACGGCCTGGGCGCCACCCGCGAGCACCCGCTGAACGTGCTGGGCCTCCTCCACGGCAGGTTCCGCCTGCCCGTCCTCGACCTCGCCTACCGCGGCGACCCGGGCGCCCCCCGCTCCGCCGACGGCCTCGGCCACCTCGGGGACTCCGAGTGGCGCGACCTCGACGCGGCCGTCCACCACGCCGTCCGCAACGGCGCGACCGGCGTCGTCCTCCACGGCTGGTCGACCGGCGCCGCCATGGCCCTGCGCACCGCCCGGCGGAGCCGGCTGCGCGACATGATCACCGGCCTGGTCCTCGACTCGCCGGTCCTCGACTGGGAGGCCGCCCTGCGCGCCCTGGCCGTGGCGCGCCGCGTCCCCGCCGTCCTGCTGCCGCTCGCCGTCCGCGCGGCCCAGGGCAGGACCGGGCTGCGCCGCGGGGAACCCGCCCGGACCGTCGCCACCGAGGCGCCGGACGTGCCCGCACTCGTCTTCCACGGCCCCGGCGACACCGTCGCCCCCTGGGCGGCGAGCCGCGCCCTCGCCGAACGGCGCCCCGACCTCGTCACCCTCCGCGCGGTCCACGACGCGCCGCACGCCGCCATGTGGAACGCCGACCCCGAGCGGTACGAGGAGGCCATGCGCCGCTTCCTGATCCCCCTGCTGTGA
- a CDS encoding inorganic phosphate transporter yields the protein MEHITLLLAIVVVTALVFDFTNGFHDTANAMATTISTGAMRPKAAVAMSAVLNLVGAFLSVEVAKTISKGLVDETGIQPEVILAALVGAILWNLLTWLVGLPSSSSHALMGGLIGATVASIGFDGVNGGVVLTKVLIPAVAAPVVAGVASMVATRFTYRVDASVGDRTGRKGYRAGQIASAGLVSLAHGTNDAQKTMGIITLALVAGGALAPGSNPPVWVIVSAGLAIALGTYLGGWRIIRTMGKGLTDLQPQQGFAAQTGAATVILASSHLGFSLSTTHVCSGAVMGAGLGRRGGVVRWSTATRMFAAWGLTLPAAGLVAALAELVARQGDWGVAAVATFLVVSSAAIWFVSRRQVVDHTNVNDVEHGAGALDDEPAGVVTTAIAAVTPPPAGAVAADPADDDTPKTPVTAPAAASGAAPTATR from the coding sequence ATGGAACACATCACGCTGCTGCTCGCCATCGTGGTCGTGACAGCTCTCGTGTTCGATTTCACAAACGGTTTCCACGACACCGCCAACGCGATGGCCACGACCATCTCGACCGGTGCGATGAGGCCCAAGGCGGCGGTGGCCATGTCGGCCGTCCTGAACCTGGTGGGCGCGTTCCTGTCCGTGGAGGTCGCCAAGACGATCTCCAAGGGGCTCGTCGACGAGACGGGCATCCAACCCGAGGTGATCCTCGCCGCCCTCGTCGGCGCGATCCTCTGGAACCTCCTGACCTGGCTGGTCGGCCTCCCCTCCAGTTCCTCCCACGCCCTCATGGGCGGTCTGATCGGCGCGACCGTCGCCTCCATCGGCTTCGACGGCGTCAACGGCGGCGTCGTCCTCACCAAGGTCCTGATCCCGGCCGTCGCCGCCCCCGTCGTCGCCGGCGTCGCCTCGATGGTGGCCACCCGCTTCACGTACCGGGTCGACGCGAGCGTCGGCGACAGGACCGGCCGCAAGGGCTACCGGGCCGGGCAGATCGCCTCCGCGGGCCTGGTCTCCCTCGCCCACGGCACCAACGACGCGCAGAAGACCATGGGCATCATCACCCTGGCCCTGGTCGCCGGCGGCGCCCTCGCCCCCGGCTCCAACCCGCCGGTGTGGGTCATCGTCTCCGCCGGCCTGGCCATCGCGCTCGGCACCTACCTGGGCGGCTGGCGCATCATCCGCACCATGGGCAAGGGCCTCACGGACCTCCAGCCCCAGCAGGGCTTCGCCGCCCAGACCGGCGCCGCGACCGTGATCCTGGCCTCCTCCCACCTGGGCTTCTCCCTCTCCACCACGCACGTCTGCTCCGGCGCCGTGATGGGCGCGGGCCTGGGCCGCAGGGGCGGCGTGGTCCGCTGGTCCACCGCCACCCGGATGTTCGCCGCCTGGGGCCTGACCCTGCCGGCCGCCGGCCTGGTCGCCGCGCTCGCCGAGCTCGTCGCCCGCCAGGGCGACTGGGGCGTCGCCGCCGTCGCGACCTTCCTCGTCGTCTCCTCGGCCGCCATCTGGTTCGTCTCGCGCCGCCAGGTCGTCGACCACACCAACGTCAACGACGTGGAGCACGGCGCCGGGGCCCTCGACGACGAGCCCGCCGGGGTCGTCACCACCGCCATCGCGGCCGTCACCCCGCCGCCCGCCGGCGCCGTCGCCGCCGACCCGGCGGACGACGACACCCCCAAGACCCCCGTCACGGCCCCGGCCGCCGCGTCCGGCGCGGCGCCCACGGCCACCCGGTAA
- a CDS encoding helix-turn-helix domain-containing protein: MAETLKKGSRVTGAAREKLAADLKKKYDAGVSIRALAEETGRSYGFVHRMLTESGVALRGRGGATRGKKATPA, encoded by the coding sequence GTGGCCGAGACTCTGAAGAAGGGCAGCCGGGTGACCGGCGCCGCGCGCGAGAAGCTCGCGGCAGACCTGAAGAAGAAGTACGACGCCGGCGTGAGCATCCGGGCCCTGGCCGAGGAGACCGGCCGGTCCTACGGATTCGTCCATCGGATGCTCACCGAGTCCGGAGTCGCGTTGCGTGGACGCGGTGGAGCGACGCGAGGCAAGAAGGCCACACCGGCCTGA